In Daucus carota subsp. sativus chromosome 4, DH1 v3.0, whole genome shotgun sequence, one DNA window encodes the following:
- the LOC108203376 gene encoding uncharacterized protein LOC108203376 — protein sequence MSDDILYSRRQMANNMNLQLDKAEIYSLTLTEIEKLLNDVGKSLRDFSTLLYLDERAFIRKEEVYSSCMDVEDVGLIVLPVASSGIAATLLPGGRTAHSRFHITLKIDRHSIAGIKHGSPLAELIKQTSLIIWDEASMQHRHAFESVDRSLRDVMSSLYPSRAGISFGGISIMFGGDYRKILPERAEVFLLKKNMRLSLGKTAREKKEIADFSQWVLDVRNGRLPIVHPDNTINDPDVVIPDKFLIHSYGQLIKDIVDVIYPNISSNISNTEFLKQRSILTPTNAIVNDVNSYILDQLLGVVHAYFS from the exons ATGTCCGATGATATTCTTTACTCAAGGCGTCAGATGGCAAATAATATGAACCTACAATTAGATAAGGCTGAGATATATAGCCTTACGTTAACAG agaTTGAGAAACTACTCAACGATGTTGGAAAGAGTTTGAGAGACTTTTCCACACTTCTCTATCTAGATGAGAG AGCGTTCATCAGAAAAGAGGAGGTGTATTCTTCATGTATGGATGTGGAGGATGTG GGACTAATTGTCCTGCCCGTGGCATCATCGGGTATTGCTGCTACATTGTTGCCTGGTGGGAGAACAGCTCATTCGAGATTCCATATAACCTTGAAGATTGACCGTCATTCCATAGCCGGTATCAAGCACGGGTCTCCACTTGCTGAATTGATCAAGCAAACAAGTTTGATTATATGGGATGAAGCGTCAATGCAACACCGCCATGCTTTTGAATCTGTTGATCGCAGTCTAAGAGACGTCATGTCTTCGTTATATCCTTCGAGGGCTGGCATCTCTTTCGGAGGTATATCTATTATGTTTGGCGGTGATTACAGGAAGATTCTTCCA GAACGTGCTGAAGTTTTTTTACTCAAGAAGAATATGCGGCTTTCACTTGGTAAAACTGCTCGGGAGAAGAAGGAGATCGCTGATTTCAGCCAGTGGGTTCTTGATGTTAGAAATGGTCGTCTACCGATTGTGCATCCAGACAATACCATTAATGATCCCGACGTTGTCATACCGGATAAATTTCTTATTCATTCTTATGGACAACTGATCAAGGATATTGTGGATGTTATTTATCCGAATATTTCTTCAAACATCTCAAATACTGAGTTTCTGAAGCAAAGATCAATCTTGACTCCAACCAATGCCATTGTCAATGACGTCAATTCATACATACTTGATCAGTTACTTGGAGTCGTCCACGCTTATTTCAGCTAG